TTTGTCACCACTATTTCCTTTTTTCTCAATTGGCTTGTGAGTCACAGGGTCTAAGCCAAGGAGCTTTAACCTCTTCTTGATTCGCGTATTCCAGTGGTTCTTGATTTCATTGTCTGTGCGGCCGGGAAAATGTGCAGCAATCTTAGACCACCTGCAAAAAGTTCAATTATGTTAGGAGAAAGTACCAGCTCAACAACAACATATATAGTATCCTATGGCATTGCTTGCAAACTCTATCTAGCAATCTTGTTTTGAATGAAACATATTATACCTGTTACCAAGATGCGAATGAAGTTGAATGATTTCATTCTCTTCTGCTTCTGTGAAACCGCCTCTCTTAAGATCAGGCCTTAGATAATTAATCCATCTTAATCTGCAACTTTTCCCACATCGTAGCAATCCTTCACGATGACACATATTCACGCATGAACACAAATTAAACGAAGGTTTGAGAGCTATCATGAGGATAGGGAAGGAATGGTCATGAAAAGATACCTGCAAGCCTAGGAACCATTCTCCAGCAATGGATACCATTGTTGAGGATGAAGTTAATGAGCTTGTGATCTTCCTCAATTGTCCAAGGGCCTCGCTTCAATCCAACCTTATCACAACAAGGTTGCCTTCCCATTTTTACAAGCTCTACCAAGCAAAAAGTGAGGAGCCCCCCCAAGCCAGCCTTTTGCTGATCAGCAATATAAAGAAAGGGTTGCTTATAAAGAGGCATCTAGACCAAGCAAAGATGCTGCCAGGTCATTCATTCATTTAATAAAAGAGCAGGATGTTGTTCATGGGGGGAGATAAATGATTGAATGGAAAAAAGCATTTTGAGTTTATTGCCAATAAAGCATGGAAGGTTGTGATTATAAATTGGCCAGTTTTTTAGAAACAACACAGAAAAGAAGAACCCTCGCTACCAAGAAGTATTCTCCTATTGGCCTGTTTTATTCTCcgcaaagtcaaaataatagtgataatgataataataataataataacagcgacaacaataataataatattaacaaaattGATGATAGGATTCCTGATTCTTTAAAGGCTGGCtagtttttctctttctttgctTGAAGGCTGGCCAGTTTTGTCGTTTGGAGGCAACTCTTCTCATATTTTAGTTTGAAGGGGTTAGATGCCTTTCACCACAACATGAAAATACCATGCAATTCCGGCCATGAATTCATTTGGAAGCTAGAAACTCGATTGAATCTATGTACATTGAAAAGATGACGTTGTTAGCTTGGGAGTTAGCGTTAATTGATTGAATTTAGGAAGTACAAAAGGAACAAGGAACAAATAGAGTTTCTTCAGTCTTGACATAGTCATCAAAAGATCCTATTCGTTCCTGTCGTACTACCAGAATTGTCAGTCCTCTGAAGGGTGAGATGCTTCGTTTAATCGATACAAGATTGAGTGTGTAAAGAGTAGAAAGTAAGATTCTGAAAGAATTTGATCAGACACCAATTTTGTAAGATATGTTGAAAGATGATCCTGTATCAATATGTAACAGAGAGTTGCATTTCCACCTTCAGAATTTTGTATACTTCATATTTCAGAAAGATAGAAAGGCATTCACTGCCTTTAATTTGGTTCATGCATTAGAATATCCGTGCAAGCTTTTTGGTTTCCATTGCCATCCGATATACAAACATGTGGGCCGTCTGGCCTTAATCacaattatctatttattacaatatatatataataagatgagTACGGGGAAAGAAGACCAAGGTGCTCAAGCAAGTTTTGGTAGCTTTTACTTTAGTTTTTGTTGGAATATTCAAAACCTAAAGAACCCTATTGCAGAAATCAAACCTATCGCAATCCATGACGTCTTCCTTGGTGCAAGAAGTCAAGAACAAAGACGTACTAGATGATGACAAAAGCCAATGCCAGAATGATCTTACCCAGATAACAACTGCAAAGCCAATGCAAAAGAGTTTGCATCAGTTGCCAAAGATGCCTAACTAACACGCACAAAAGACAATAATAAAGATATTATTAGTAAATTAGCAAATCATTTAGCTAAGATGCTCATAAAATTATAGGGATGACAGAAGATAGAGCGCTCGATCGAGCAGGTTTCGCAGTAGTTGGAAGATCACAATCAGTAGCTTTCATTGTAAAAAAGAATTCTGAGGTTCCATCGTTTTTCAGCAGATAATGTTTTCATTGGAATGCAAAATATTGTATCTACAGGTGTAGGCATCATAGAAAGCATAAACTACATATCCAAACATAAAAGAATAACCTCCTCAAattatccttttatttttctaatttataccTAAGACTTTCAAAACTGTGCATATATACCTCAAAATAACACTTTTTGACAATTTGTACCATCAATCATAATTTGGTCGTCAAGAACATATAACATGTACCATGCCCAAGTAAGGATTtggctttcttttctctctttccttttttttttttttttttttttttttttttggttatgaGTAAATAGTACACctaactattttaatttattttacaattaaccAGTACAAGCATGCCACTTTATTCAATATAAATTTCAACTCAGAAGGTGGTCTGTTCATGGTGGCAGCACAAGTCTGAGGTCAGTTGGACAGTGAGGGATGCATGGGACTTAGTAAAGGCCTTTGCTAATCTCACATGGTTATTCAGGTCTACCATGCTTACCGCAAAGTCAATTAGGTGGCAGATAGATTAGCAAAAAATTAAGTTAAGTCAATTAGGTGGCAGATAGATTAGCAAAAAATTAAGTTAAGGGGTAGTCAACTGATATCTTGGCGATTCAAGACTTTCCTCGCGAAGCTAAGGGGATGTTGCGACCGGATGCTTTGGGCCTTCTTTATTTACGATGTAGATGAGGTGTCGGTTATTTATAACGGTATTCTTTCGTTATAAGCGaagattattaataatatagagcttcgttttttttaaaaaaaaataaaaaattaattttataaaattatatataaaaattgttaCATGTatcaaaagattatatataataaatttataaattaatataattttataaaatttgttaaatttattttataataaaaataattttataatttaatatatcacgtcaagtcatatcaatttattaatttatttttatatagtatatCCTAAAACGTAAGCAGCAATACTTAATTAtgcgaataaataaataatattattcttcatCCTAATCTCTATTGTTCTGATTCACACGTGGTGATGTGATACGTTTCTAACTGAACAGAATGGTTATTTCCTTACCAAGATGATTCCATAACTTAATGATATAGCCGTTGGAGAAGCCAAAACGACATCCAATTCAAAAAAATCCAACCGTTAGGGACTATTACGTGCTACTTCCTTCTTTGCTTCCTCCTTCATTGTAGCCTTGTAGggttttgtcttcttcttctttttttccccgGCTAGCGATTTCTGCTCTTTCCTTCTCACATTCAGAAACCCACCAGAAGTAGTGGAAAAAAATGCCGAGCGTAGAGCCCAGATCAAGTCCAAAAGACCCAGAAAACCCAGATGAAAATGGGCAAAACGTGGACGTTGTGTTCAGCCCCAGATTCAAATCTGTAGCTGCCATGGCTGGTTGGGATGAAGAGACCCTTCTTATTGCCAGCCTTGTTGTCGAAGACACACCCGATCGAGAGTCTAAGTACAAGAAACGCTCTGATATCCAGTTCAAGACCCCACCCACAAATTCAAGAAGGTACGATGTTGGCAAACCCAACCATTAATTAGAACCTATTCCTGGTTGGGAAAATTAAATCACCCTACCGAAGGCTATTAAGATTTTAGattttcatgtttttctttccttctctttcATCCATTTTCTGGGCAACTAAAGGGACACTACATGCTCTTTCTTTCAGAAAACGCAGGGCTCAGAGAAGAAGTCCAATTTCAATCCCAGCTTCCGTTCTTGATCTAGATGAAGAAGAAACTGCAAGAAAAGGTATTAAATTCATATGGGTCTTTTCTTTGAAGATATGGATTTCTGGTgcctttatattttcttttcaaagatCTCCAGTTTGGTTACTGGGAAAGctataaggaaagaaaataattgtTTGTGTACTATTCAGGCAcagagaatgagaaaaataagtcCGAAATAAAAGCTTCTGTAAATGATGAAAAGAAAATCGGAGCAAAGGAATCACCTGAACAGAATACTCGTGTTTCACGCTCAAGTTCAGCTCTTCCTTGCATGGATAAGCTTAAAGAAGAGTTATCTTGCGCGGTAAGAATGCTTTCGATGGTTCAGAGCATCTGATTTTTTCCTCCGATTAAAAGCAAATGATGTTCATTTAACTTTAATGGGTCTGATTTT
The genomic region above belongs to Carya illinoinensis cultivar Pawnee chromosome 4, C.illinoinensisPawnee_v1, whole genome shotgun sequence and contains:
- the LOC122307913 gene encoding myb-related protein 315-like, which translates into the protein MPLYKQPFLYIADQQKAGLGGLLTFCLVELVKMGRQPCCDKVGLKRGPWTIEEDHKLINFILNNGIHCWRMVPRLAGLLRCGKSCRLRWINYLRPDLKRGGFTEAEENEIIQLHSHLGNRWSKIAAHFPGRTDNEIKNHWNTRIKKRLKLLGLDPVTHKPIEKKGNSGDKNETALESNSPKGREDSMEVNSMDNYNYTKKDSLGIEEKRDKVELNLDETNDLLNNYDICWGSLDFGSSMNQETNNTTSSPSFSLENSSNPSVGESPSLQDWFHGSVDSILSWDGFSYLEQDLFFL